A segment of the Crassostrea angulata isolate pt1a10 chromosome 10, ASM2561291v2, whole genome shotgun sequence genome:
taacatgttacttttatatttctataataaactttgaccccatcttggggccccagtattggtctggggtcacgattttaccaattaggaatctacataagcgaaggatgcatgcatagaaattccacaaactaaaacattgtagttcttgagaagaaaattttgaaacttttcctttatgttttttaaaatgtttaaattttgaacccctcttggtgcccatcaattgtccgggagttacaattttttgaatctacattatttaaggatgtacatgtatgcatagtaatatccaaaacagttgcactatagttcttgagaagaagattttaaaacattttcctatatatgttaaaatctaaacccctactggggccccaattTTTGTtccggggtcacgatttttacaatcttcactatatatacaaccttttgtgtatgtattggcatttttggtgaagtggttcttgagaagaaaatttttaaacatttttcatatgtagttctatgttaaactttgaaccccgcctggggccccagttttggtctgagggtcacgatttttacaatttagaatcttcattatacattcaagcttttgtgtaaatattggcatttctggagcagtggttcttgagaagaagattttttaaacattttcctatgtatttctatgttaaactttgaaccccgcctggggccccagttttggtccaagggtcacgatttttacaatttagaatcttcacaatatatacaagcttttgtgtaaatattggcatttctggtgcagtggttcttgagaagaagattttttaaacattttcctatgtatttctatgttaaactttgaaccccgcctggggccccagttttggtccgagggtcatgatttttacaatttagaatcttcactatatatacaagttttttgtgtaaacattggcatttctggtgcagtggttcttgagaagaagattttttaaacattttccatatgtagttctatgttaaactttgaaccccgcctggggccccagttttggtccgagggtcacgattttaacaatttagaatcttcactatatatacaagcttttgtgtaaatattggcatttctggtgcagtggttcttgagaagaagattttttaaacattttcctatgtatttctatgttaaactttgaaccccgcctggggccccagttttggtctgagggtcacaatttttacaatttagaatcttcactatatatacaagcttttgtgtaaatattggcatttctggtgcagtggttcttgagaagaagatttttaaagacatgcaccctatacttactgtttcgcatttatctcccttttgaaaagggctgtgccctttattttaacaatttataatcccctttccataaggatgctttgtactaaatttggttaaatttggcccagtggtttttgagaagaagttgaaaatgtgaaaagtttacagatggacggacggacagacagacagacagacagacagacagacggacagacggacggacggacggacgacggacaacgggtgatcagaaaagctcacttgaaccttcggttcaggtgagctaaaaagtgtaTGTTTACATGAAAAATGCATACAAGCTCAATCTTTATGAAGACTATATGCAAACTAAGAAAACCTCCAACATGTTAACGCCTATTCAGATTCAATCTTTTTCTATAGTAGTATGCATTTATTAAAAGCAATTACTTTCCTGACTCTACATTTACAAACCTCATATAAAATCTGCCAATGTGAAtagattttgtttcaaaactccATGACTCACCTAAAAACGGTACATGGTATTCTTTCGCGAGtgcctgaccccctcctttagaaaacacatttgtacattcCTAGAGTAAAAAAAGAATCCATGTTTAAATGACAAATGCATTTACAACTtacaatttaatgaaatttttgattgaaaatacTCAGAGCTGCCCTTACAGTACAGTTCGGACAGACAAATCCACTCATGTTCTCAATGAGTCCAATAACAGGAATGTGGGTCTTTCTACAgaaagttatctcccttttcaCGTCTCCCACTGACACCGCCTACAAAGAAATTTACCCCAAATAAATCAACACAAAATCAAATGATAAATACTCTGTTTTCAACAACGATACTGTAATAAAGTTTATCCATTATGATTTGTTTGAGTCATTTTTGTTCTGggtcatacatgtactagatgaTCATTAATTCATTGATTATTAAGTGTGTTCAATATTAGGTGGAAATTGATCGAGTTAGCACAGATCTAATTTAGCACATTTCTAAATCTATTCATTCATATATACCGCCAATTCGTtagaatactgtggaatcatttaaatttgtgggggccaattttcgtggattgcgagttttttgcttgttcatggggatgtaatttcgtggatgcgtcggttttcagtttcaataaGATAACaaactctttcaaaatttattttcgttgaggatgtaaattcggtGGGGAgagctacccacgaataccacgaaaattgagccaccacgaattctaatgattccacagtaaaatacacagccaaatgtaatatcTTTATTGTACTCCAACAGCAGTGTTCATGGCTGTACTAACGGTATTTCTAGCATTAATTAACATAGATCAGAATGGCTGGTGTTATAGTGATCCAAGTCCCAGATTTTACCTGTGGAGTTGTGACCAGAATGGCACCATCAGGATTGTAGGCCTTCAGATTCTCTATGGCACTGATGTGCTCATCTGTCGTTCCCGGGGGTGTGTCTATAATCAGGTAGTCCAAGTCTCGCCACACAACATCCTTCAAAAACTGTTTGATCATTGctgtaaaataaaaccaattgATGGAATTTGTATGCTTCTTCAATTGTAGTTTTACTAGTTTATGAAGTTTCAAAATCTGTGTTTGCTAATTTACGTTAgatatgaaacttttttttgacaattttgttaaaggaaataatcaattaaaagcTAAGCTCCTCTGATATGTGGTATAGTATAGATGTTATATACCTGTTTTCTTTGGACCTCTCCAAATGATGGCATCTTGTTCATTTTCCACCAGAAACCCAATTGACATTAGAGCCAGTTTCTGCTCTTTATCTACAAATACTGGTAGCCATCTGAAACATAAAACAATTCATGTACTTAATTTgaagggtttttttcattttttaagtttttcgtCTTCATTTTGGAATGGTGTAAGTACCATTTACGACAAATCTACAATTTACATGTTGaacccctcccccccaaaaGTACAAAGAGCAGCATCTTTTATCTACTCatttagtaatacatgtattaaaattacttttatGTGGGCAAAAATAATGTCtgtgtatttcaaatattactcaatttaatttttttgcttcCAATATTGGTATAATGAAAGTTTATTCATTTAACCATATTGTAGTCAAAAAGGTTATTGCAAAGCCCTGTGAATATCATCAAACTTATTAAATTCCCTAtcaaaaaaaagtaatttttcaataaaattttaaagataaggGGAATAAAAGTGACTTAATTGTGAGCATCACTTTAAGTGTGTTCTCTGTAACCATGCTTTACTGTAATGACCCTACCCTTCTGAGCACTGATGTATGTCCTGCTGATGGACGTTAAACATCCGTGGAATGCTGGGACCACACAGGTCTACATCAAGCAAGCCAACCTGtccacagaaaaaaaatcaataatacatgtaaaactaaatttttttggtaaacttcacaaacatttttctgttcatgaatttaaacaagtgaaaagctgtcaatgtgacagcaaaccgggttttcttttatgtaaactgtatccataatccatgtcaacccttatccagtgaaatggagtaccctacatgtatatgcaacattttgccaaaaaatgactaagttcaaaagctagtatttttttcataaattatcggaaatcaaaatcctagcaatatgcacacctctgatatatgtacaattgatctgcaaaagaacaacttcctatcttgagaactgtaggaggagttatcagtacaatgagggtaccctatatgcaatattttgccaaaaaatgactaagttcaaaagctagtatttttttcataatttatcggaaatcaaaatcctagcaatatgcacacctctgatatatgtacaattgatctgcaaaagaacaacttcctatcttgagaactgtaggaggagttatccgtacaatgagggtaccctatatgcaatattttgccaaaaaatgactaagttcaaaagctggtattttttcgataaattatcagaaattaaaatcctagcaatatgcacacctctgatatatgtacaattgatctgcaaaagaacaaattcctatcttgagaactgtaggaggagttatccgtacaatgagggtaccctatatgaaacattttgccaaaaaatgactaagttcaaaagctagtatttttttcataatttatcggaaatcaaaatcctagcaatatgcacacctctgatatatgtacaattgatctgcaaaagaacaaattcctatcttgagaactgtaggaggagttatccgtacaatgacgGTTCCCTGTATACATTTGGCAAAAaaagactaagttcaaaagctagtattttttcgataatatattggaaatcaaaatcctagcaatatgcacacctctgatatatgtacaattgatctgcaaaagaacaacttcctatcttgagaactgtaggaggagttatcagtacaatgagggtaccctatatgcaatattttgccaaaaaatgactaagttcaaaagctagtattttttcgataatatattggaaatcaaaatcctagcaatatgcacacctctgatatatgtacaattgatctgcaaaagaacaacttcctatcttgagaactgtaggaggagttatcagtacaatgagggtaccctatatgcaatattttgccaaaaaatgactaagttcaaaagctagtattttttcgataaattatcagaaattaaaatcctagcaatatgcacacctcggatatatgtacaattgatctgcaaaagaacaaattcctatcttgagaactgtaggaggagttatccgtacaatgagggtaccctatatgaaacattttgccaaaaaatgactaagttcaaaagctagtattcttttcataatttatcggaaatcaaaatcctagcaatatgcacacctctgatatatgtacaattgatctgcaaaagaacaaattcctatcttgagaactgtaggaggagttatccgtacaatgacgGTTCCCTGTATACATTTGGCAAAAaaagactaagttcaaaagctagtattttttcgataatatattggaaatcaaaatcctagcaatatgcacacctctgatatatgtacaattgatctgcaaaagaacaacttcctatcttgaaaactgtaggaggagttatccgtacaatgagggtacccttttggcagccgcccgcctgCCCAttcgcccgcccgccattttcaccattttaataaccggatttttccgttggaaaacccagttaaaaaCCAAAGTTCTGACAGTTCCTAGAAAAGCTGTCAAATTTAACATTAATCTATATAATTCACATTTCGAATctgtttatgttaattttttaataaagcaaGTGCAAAAATTAGAACGGCAAcgctactttttaaaaataaagaatattagATTTGCATTTAGATATAAAAAAGAACTATTGGTCTGTAATCACCCTCTAAACATCCTTGTATGTATATATCCCTGTACAATGTAATTACAATCTTTAGTGAATTTTCCCTcgataaaaagtaaatctttttttttttttttactttggcATTGTTTTTCATGGATAGAAATGAAATGGGATTTCATGCAAATTAGAAGTTCTTCTTCTTGATTGATTCACCTTTTTCCCAGCATGCCTTAGTCCAAGAGCTATTTGCGTAGCCACTGTGCTTTTTCCAACACCTCCCTTTCCAGACATAACCAGAATGACATGACGAACAGCAGACAAATGGTCCACGTTAATATCTAAGAAATCAATTAATAGATATCATTACTGAGGCATCTCTCATCCTATAACATGTATCAGTATGTTGTACTATTCACCTGTGGTAATGGACACCTGCCCATTACAAGCACAAACCAATCAATGAAATTGGTGACAATGGTCATAAACTATGGGTACAATCACTGTACTATGGTGACAAGTAAGGGGCAGTCAATATATCTAAACATGTAACGTCAATATCTGGTCAAACATTATTACATAGAAACCAGTAAACAAGTGTTGCTGTATTGCTCATTAGTGTGTACCCTAAGCCATATTAATTATAGCCTGTCTTTTTATAGACATTGTGTTGTGCAACATGTTATGAAAAGTATCATTAtcatattcaaaacaatttagAAAGTGTATTCTTACTTGAATTTTTTGCGTCACTGTTTTACTGTTAGGCCTAATGTATCAGTGTGTTTTAGCAGagatatttatgtctctggttttagTTTTTAAAGGCGGAGTACAAACTAGAAACTTcgtaaaaatacacaaatttcGTTTGTTGTCACTGTTTAAAAGTTTTTCATAAAGAAAgtcaatttcataaataaaattccttAACCAATAAAATTGGATTTTCCCGATAAATGAACACTAAGATCGATAGAAAAGTTACAACCACTTACCACTCATGGGCGCAGACATTGTTGTCTTTATCAATAACAAGCTTGTGTCTAGGTGAGAAAGACGCTTCTATGTCAGTGGAATCGGAATCGGTTGGGTTCATCGGTTGCACGAAAATGGAGCAGCTAATATCGAAATCGTCTCCTTACTTTTACCCCTTGTCACTGGGATTTACTGCTTTAGTTCTCATTTTTTCAGTTGtgtttacttacaaaaaattgcaaaacaaTCGGCACCCAGAGCCTCGATCTGAACGGCCAGCAAAAACCCAACAGCAGCAAAAGATGGATTGTGATAGTACAAACAATGAAGATAACCCTGGAGGTaaaacactctctctctctctcctctctctctcccctctctctctctctcctctccaTCCATCCGTCGTGTCTTTAATTGATATTATTTATATGACTTTTTAAGATGATAATGGACTGGagaatttaattatttgtacTTACAAGCAAAACCATGATTTTGTGAATCTTTTTTAGGTGGAGATGGTCCAGTATATCCACCAAATCTCCAGCCAGAAGTTGACCCTATGACTTACTGTGAACACATACAAAGTGAAGTGAAAAAGGCCAAGCAGCGAGTAACAGCCAAGAAATTCAACAAAGAACTGACAGAAGAACAAATAGAAGAGGAGAGAGAGGTTCAGAGGAAACAACTGCAGTCAATATTCGAGATGATGAAGACAGACAGTGAGAGGTTCGGAATCAGTAGCCTGGATGATGTTCAGAGTCAAATGAAACTGTATGCATAGTTCTGCCTTCTGTGTctttttaaccaaattttttttttatagttgtaGTTCATAGCGTGACATTTTCAGAATctcaaaaaatctgtttttaatgTGACATTTGGTTACTGTTTTAATGGCATAAAAAACTATgtgtgatcatttttttttataatcaggaattttaatttttgtacttcaatgaaatttaaaaaatgatttacattaatttttgtacttcaatgaaatttaaaaatttgttttatctcCACCATACaatgtaaaagttttcaaaGCCTGTATTTATTGGTATTCTTATTTGTTAAAGAACAAATTCTAGATTATAATAAAACATCCCTTTTGctcagaatattttttaaaactattacaTTCcaatatttgttgttgtttagATTGTAACAAaactgttatttaaaaaaatgaaatgaatagaCAATATTTAATTGTTGTATATGTTTTGTGCTAATGTGTTGTAACTATGGTATTTTATCTATAGTTTGTTTGGCTTTAATGTTATCTTAGGCTGCTTCATACATGTTAAGGCATTACATGGAAGACAGGTATAGAAACAGGTTCTTTACCGAAATTatgtttgtaaaattaataataactttgaataattaaaaattttgtattcTTGTTAATTTATAGATTCTAATTTAGTGCAATGATGTGTTTCGAAACACTGCCTGTACACATTGATTAAAAAGCATTTGTTTGAAGaatgaaatattgatttaattaagatactaattaaaagaattttcgTGAAAaggaatattgattttttgttcataatctttatttaataaacttaagatactaattaaatgtatttgaagTGACAAGTTGTGCAATATTCCATGTATGATCTCATTTGCTAAATTCATTTGCATTTAATACTTTTATGGCATAGAAATTGAATTGTGTTGGAAAATTTCATTGGCAAAGTTTGTGAATAATTTTAACTATAAAAGATAGTCTTGCTGTTGGAATAGCATTTATAATGGTGcaaaattcaacaaataaacCAGTGACAATAAATGTAGTTACAGATATAGGCTTTCCTTGATGATTTTACCAGTTGAAATCGGTCATTGTTATGAATTGATTATgcaattaaaacagaagaattTTGTTTCAAGTCATCATGTTCTTTTCCGTCCTtgatctttctttttctctagTTCAGTCcgtttaaaatttgtttgtgttaaaagttattgtttactgttttgttttttttatcaataaaatattactattttatttttcttttatttccatttacatataatatatagtgTAAGCGTTGCTCTCATTTTGCACATGTTCGAAAATCAGGCGAAGAAAAAATGTGCCAAATGTGACTTGCCCAGGTAAAATAATTAGGGTCTTACTCTTCAGATGCTCTAAAGTGATCTTTCtgttcatcaattttatttgtCCAGAGTATTTCTCATTGGCTAAGTTGGGTTCGAACTTAGACCATACTGACGGAAGAGGTTGTGCAGTGACCGTGAGCCAATTTTATGGATCAAAGTTCAATGCCAAAAATCATCTGTGTAAAATCCTTTCCTGGAGCATATTTTAACTCCCATAGGTTCAGTTGGGATCAAATTTTCCCCATACCCTGGCAGGAAGGAAAGGTTGTGTTTGAAccaattttacagatttaaagGTCAAGATCAAAAACATCTTGGTAAAATCCTTGCTGAAACTCTTATCTTAACGTCCTCAACATGTCTTATAAACTTTGaccctttgagatggtcaccatctgaACAATGTTTAGTTACTCTAAGTATCATAGTTGAAGCAAAGGTTCAATTCAAATCTATCAACCCcgataaagaaagaaagaaacttGAGCAAGGAAAAGCAAGATTCGTTTGAGTAATTAATGCAAGATTACAAAGAACAGACTGTGTACAAAAACAACTTTCAATATAACAGTTACtgtggtttttattttattttatttttttttttattttttttttacaaaaatggaaTTAAGTTGCTTGGGTAAGCCCAGGAAATAttgataattgaaattttttggtGGTTGAGAAAGCTTTAAATCTTGCTACAATTTTACTCTAATATTTTTCTGAAGGTAATTTGACAatatcaatgataaattcttcgacaaatttttattttgttaaagagatttatttaaaacaagtcAATTATTTTTCTGTGTAAGCTATAGTGTACCCTTAGATAGCCTAAGTTTTGCGATTGTCTTCACAATCctcatttatatatttatccGTAATTGAATAGAATTTGTACCGAACGTTAATGAAGAAGCAAACGGGGACATATTTAAGGAACAGGGAATCATTCTtagagtattatgaggtgataaattggtcggggcgtggtcaaatccaataaaacccttcgggctttatgatggatttgatcacgctccgaccgaaattatcacctcataatatttaaagaatgattcattattacttatatttatattatttccattttgtacactttaaaacaacatgaatttaaaaccactatttttttatgtagcacatgctatgtattactacgcggcacagccaataccgtttttcaaTTAATGCtctaagacacgcccattttgtgtcactcgtGTTTTATGAtgttattgggttttagggtttAAAGtcgattcgtaatgttatcacagacaaaaacagtgaaaaaaataaatataaacgcATAATAATCATGAGATTTTAATATCATGCAAAGacttttcttccttttttctcttttttttgggggggggggggtgagggaTTGATGTGAAAATATTATACCCCTTGTTAAATTCGATTGTAAATGCcacattgtaatttttaaataaatattattgcaAACTGAAGACGAAATTTGGCTTCAACATTATTTATGACAAATGTTATGCCAATTTAAAcgatttaaattttgatttttttaaacattcctgAACATTACTTCACGActtataatcaaatgaaaactagtgtaaaagtaataaattacGATGTATTCCCCAAGAACCCAAATATTGTCCTCTAGTTATTTGAGATTTAGTACAGAAGAAATATTATTAGAAAGTACATTGTAACTGATACTAGCCGACTTCCATGGCTTATTTACATTATAGAAGACCACCCCAAAATGTGCTAAAGATGCATACatcaaatgtaatttttgtcaaccaaatttttccatagaataaaatatataagcaTTTCCAAGAGAAACAGTTATAAATTTTGCCCAACTTTGAGCTTTGTTGCTACAAATAATTTTACCCAATACAAGTACCTGAATCAAAAATATTCCAATGAGTCCAAGATCATTTGCAATGAAATAGAACAACAGATTGCGTTAATAAAGGTCGTTTATTCAATGAACCAAATTCGTAttgttttaattgaaaacaatacattgagcaaaaaaaatcgaaaatcaaaatgtaataTTGCATGAAAATCTTCAACCTGCATGATGAAAGATATGTACGTGTTCGtttcaaatacacaaaaaattGCTTTGAAGATATTGAAATACTGATTGATCGTTTTTATAATCCACTGTCATCCAATGCCACACAATAAAATGGTTAATTCTCCCCATTCGGGAACAAGGTTTTTTTCCGTTGACGGTTCCAAGAGCACCAATCCACCTCTCAGGACAAAATCAATATCGGAGTTTCAGTCTGATTCAAATTCATGTATATGTACGTGTAGTTGTTTGGTGGAAAACACGATCTTCAGTACCGGTATTTTGGATGGAGTGCGTTGGCAAGTTTGTTGGTTTCCATTTTTATGGTAGCGAACAATATAATCAATCTGTGTGTATCTGACTATTTGAAGTTTATACACACGATTCTATAtcaggaatcattctttgagtattatgaggtgataatttcggtcggggcgtgatcaaatccaataaagcccgaaaggctttatgatagatttgatcacaacccgaccgaaattatcacctcataatattcaaagaataattccttattacttatatttatataattttaaaccatcgtataaataagcaaaccctgctGGCGTCTCAATTTGGCTTTATAAGTTATATAGttcaaaatcgatacgtagtgttatcacaggcaaagacattgaagaatgtaaatatacagcTGTATAGTTCACAAGCATCAACAGATATGGTTATTCTAGACGAAGCATTTAATGTAGGGATTCGGATCTGATCGGGAGTAGAGCATTAAAGCGAATGACTGGAGAAACTGTTCTCCTGACAGTTTAACTGAAACAAGTTTGTTTGATTCCATGAAATATATTACAGATTACAATGGAACACACCGGTACTGTCAACTGAACAGAAttatcaaatgtatatttgcagGTCTGAGCTCCAGGTCTGAAAAAACTACAGACCAGCAGCTATATCACATGCtgatctttattttatttcataaatatgaaaatattatagGCATGTTACATAATAAAGGGTTTAAAGGGATCAAATATCGAAATCATATCTTGAGAGGGAGAAATTTTGAAATCCCATTATATTTTGGTAAACTTTTTTCGAGTACCATGAAAAATCTGATGGCGAGCATACTTATTTCACTCAGTAGATGTTTCACATTCACGGTGTGATTTTATCATGTTCAAGTTCATTATTTCAGTAAGGCAGTTTTCTCatagatttatatttattatagttTACATTATAATAACGAAATATTGATGAGTACATACATTATAGACAAAAGCAAGTATGTTAATTGTAGTAGGTCGTACGTGCTCGTTTCATATTGACATAATATCTACAgacttt
Coding sequences within it:
- the LOC128165442 gene encoding cytosolic Fe-S cluster assembly factor NUBP2 homolog translates to MSAPMSDINVDHLSAVRHVILVMSGKGGVGKSTVATQIALGLRHAGKKVGLLDVDLCGPSIPRMFNVHQQDIHQCSEGWLPVFVDKEQKLALMSIGFLVENEQDAIIWRGPKKTAMIKQFLKDVVWRDLDYLIIDTPPGTTDEHISAIENLKAYNPDGAILVTTPQAVSVGDVKREITFCRKTHIPVIGLIENMSGFVCPNCTECTNVFSKGGGQALAKEYHVPFLGCIPLDPELSKSCDEGKDFVEHYEGSPTLQAIQKVVDRLVKIDRDLP
- the LOC128165444 gene encoding matrix-remodeling-associated protein 7-like, which produces MSVESESVGFIGCTKMEQLISKSSPYFYPLSLGFTALVLIFSVVFTYKKLQNNRHPEPRSERPAKTQQQQKMDCDSTNNEDNPGGGDGPVYPPNLQPEVDPMTYCEHIQSEVKKAKQRVTAKKFNKELTEEQIEEEREVQRKQLQSIFEMMKTDSERFGISSLDDVQSQMKLYA